From the genome of Methanothrix soehngenii GP6:
TGACTTCATTCTGGTGGATGAGATCTCAAGGGAGCTCGTGGCTGAGAGTGCGAAGAGTAGATTTGCAATCGCTTGCTGCCGTCGTAGCTTCGGCATAGGAGCAGATGGTGTCCTGTTTCTGGCAAGCAGCCAGCGTTCGGACCTGGGCATGAGGTTATTTCAGCCGGACGGCTCAGAGGCGGAGATGTGCGGCAATGGCATACGCTGTCTTGCCAAGTACGCCTGGGAGTCGGGGTATGTGGGTCAATCCTTTGATGTGGAGACCTTAGCGGGCATCATACCGATTCAGGTCCGGGAGAGGGATGGCAGCTTCTGGGCCAGGGTGGATATGGGCGTTCCCAGGTTCAATCGTCCATCCATTCCCGCCTGCGGTTCTGGTGATCTCATGGACGAGCAGATGGGGGAATTCAGGGTCTGTGCAGTGAATACTGGTGTTCCTCATGCTGTTATCTTTGTGGATGACCTGGACATAGATATCTACGAGGCGGCACCACCAATAAGGCATTGCAGCGTTTTTCCGGAGGGAGCAAACGTCGATTTCGTCAAGCTGGGCTCATCACTGCAGATCAGAACATTCGAGCGAGGGGTAGAGGGCGAGACATTCTCCTGTGGAACCGGGGCGGTGGCCTCTGCCAGCGTTGCCCGCAGAATGGGGCTGGTCGGGGATGAGGTGCTGGTGGAGACGAAAGGTGGGCCGCTGATCATTAACTTTGAGAAGGATAAGGCCTTCATGGAAGGGCCGGCAGTGACTGTCTATTCTGCAGAGATGGATGAAGAGTACTGGTGGAGCCTATTTAGGGAGATGTGATAATATCATAGCGACAAGAGGCCGGATCGTGGCGGGACTCTCCGGGTTGATGATTCTGCTTGTCCTCCTGGTTCCGATCAATGCAGATCATTATTTGATGGAAATAGGCAGCAAGAGCAATCCCAATGCCCACCTCTTCTCCTATGACCAGAAGTTTCGCGAGAGCACAACAGTTAAAAATTATCCCCTGCAAATGACGGCGACCAAGGAGTTTACCGATGCCACCCGCCTCTCGACAAAGATGGAATTGCGAACAGAGGCCAATCTCACCGAGATAGCTATCGATGCGGATTTCATTGGCATTGGACGCTTAGGCTATCTAGTTCTGGATCCAGAGAAGGGGGATTTGAAGCATGAGCAATCGCGGATCAACCACCTCTTCATAGGCAACTTCAGCATCGAGGAGCAGATAATAGTGGCCAAAGACCATATGAATGAGTGTGGTTATGGCTCTCTTCCCTGCGCATGAGTGTTAACTGAAAGAATTCGTCCTATATATTTTATTTTATATTATTTTTGCAGGAAAGCTGCTCGGCCACGATGCGGTCCATCTTTTCCAGGAATTCCTGTTTTGCCTGCAGAGGAATGGTCGCTCCGGCGGCGACGTTATGGCCTCCGCCCACCCCTCCAACCGCCTGGGCGGAGAGGGATAGGGCATGTGCCAGGTCCAGGCCGGAGCGGACCAGATCCTGGGTACCCCGGGCAGATACCTTGAGATCCCCTTCCACATTCTGAGCAAAAGCGAGGATAGGCCGGCTGCGGTCTGCCATCTGGAAGCTCATGCCGGCCACGATTCCTATTATCGTATCCAAAATCGCATCTCCGGCGTCGAAGTACTGGATGCTGTTCAATGGGGTGATTCCCCTCTTTGAAACCAGCTTCAAGCCAGCCACCAGGTTCTGGCGGTGCTGGCCCAGGAGGGTATGGGCTTCATTGAAGGCCTTATCCCTATCTCCCAGGCAGACCTCCAGCCCCACCCCGGCATGACCATAACGGGCGGTGGCGTTCAGCAGGGTGGAGTACTCAGAGGCGTCTCTGAGCTCGGTTCCCTCCCTCTCCTTCAGCAGGATATAGACCTCTCCGATCAGCCTTTCCAGCCTGATATTGGAAATGCCATTGCGCAGCCCTTTCTGAACGATGGCTGTGACCAATGAGGCCTTCTCCTCCTGGCTGAGATCTATCCAGCGCCTCCACTTCTCTCCACCCAGGCTTATTCCCACCTCCTTAAGAAATGCAATGCAGGCGTCCTCTTTTCCTGAGAGGCCGGGAAGGTATGGATCCTGGGAGTACTCCAGCATCTTGTAGACCGGGCGGGTCTGTTTGCCAAAGAGCTTGATGTCTCTGGAGAAATGGACTGCTCCTGCTCTTGAGCCTATGTCCAGGATGTAGCGGTTCAGACCGATAAGCTGACCGCTGGCCATATCCTGCAGGTCTCCCACCGCCCCCACCACCGCTAAAGCTGCCAGATCGTCGTTAGCGCCAGGGCTGGATGCCAGGGCTCTGGCCAGGAGAAAAGCGCTACCGCTGCCGCTAAGCTGGTTTGCTCCATCTGCTCCCACCAGATGAGGGTTGATGTGGGCCAGGGGTTGTGCTGGGCAGGCTTTGGGCTTATGATGATCGGCTACGATGGCCTGCAGGTTCCTCTCCAGGATCTCCTGGATCATCCCGCTGCCCAGATCGGTGAATATGACCAGATCCGCACCCTGGTCGGCAACCTCCTCCAGAGCGTTCTCATCAAGCTGCCGGAAGAAGAGGGGCTTGTAGTCGATGTTATGCCTATCCAGGGCGGCGCATATTATGGCAGCAGCGGTGAGCCCATCTGCATCCACATGGGAGACAACCAAAATCTCCTTTTGCCTGCAGATAGAATCAGTGCAGTCTTTGCATAGCTCCTTCAGCTTATCGAGCTTCAGGGATATGTCCATGGCATCTGCCCCTTTTGCCATATCACTTTCAATTTGATGAATAATTTATAAGTCTTTGGCTCGGGGCGAAGATGATCTTCTCCGCATTGATTTGTCCCGACCAGCTCGTTCCCAGAAGCCTGAAGCTGCCCGGCATTCTCTCCATCACGGGATAGCTTTTAATGGTGGTAACATTGGATGGTTGTGCTTTTGTGAACAGGAATTGATCCAGAATGGTGATGTTCTCAGAGCTGTTGGTGGAGAATATGTACTTGTTCAATATCTCGCCTGTTCCATGAACCTCTCCAATGGCTTTGGTGTTCTCCGGAGAGCCCATCTCGAAATTGGTCATGACGGTGCCGGTTCCGGCAACGTTATGACTGTAGTCGATGTTCAAATTCGATGCTATAGCATCTCCCATAACCAGGATCAACAACGCTGCAACGATGATCTGGGAGGCTTTCTTTATCATCATGGTCTCCTTTGCGTTTTCTCTTTTCTTATTTAAGACCGGCGAGGAGCTGTCTGCTATTGACCATGCAGACTGGATGGGATATTATATGAGTTGAGATAGTAGGAGGCATTGATGTTCATGACCACCACCGAATCAGAGCCGACTACCGAATCAGAGCGAACATTCAGCCAGCTCGATATAGCGCCCACTGTCGCTCGATTGCTGGGAATCCAGTTGCCTCTCAATGATGGCAGGGCAATCGATCTGGTGGAGGGCTGGGGCTGCAGGAATGCCGCAATCATAATAGTAGACAGCCTGGGATATGACCTGCTGATGCATCTCTTGCCCTGTCTGAAGAATACATCTCGTCTAATAGATGATGGAATTCTTCTCAGAGCCAAAGCAGTCTCCAATCACACCACTCCTGCCATCGCCAGCATTCTGAGCGGCCTTGTGCCCGAGCATCATAAGATCTTTGATAAGGCAGGGGCAAAGGCCTCAAGCATCCTCAGCCTGCCTGAGATCGCCAGCGCTGCAGGTCTGCGATCTGCGGTGATAATGGAGACAAACGGAGCTGAGGTCTACGAGGGTCTGATCGAGATCATCCATGGAATATCGGACCGCATTCCTCCGGAGGAGTTTGATCGAGAGGCCTGCAGCATGACCCTGCAATCCCTGCGAGAGGGCCCCAGGCTTCTCGTCTCTTATTTTATTGGAATCGACAAAAGCGTGCACATGGGTCGGGAATGGAGCGGCATTCGTAGCGCTGTTTTGCATATCGATCGCTGCATTGGCGATATCACAGAAGAGGCAGATGAAAAGACACTGCTGATTATTTGCGGAGACCATCCTATTCATGCCGGGCCATTGAAGAGGAGCTCTGAGCCCTATTACGTTGCTCTGATCCTGGGGAGGGGAAGATCCAAGGATAATAAAGAGCAGAACATAGATTCGATAGGTTTAAATGTCGCAAGCGAATAACATGATCTGATGGACGAGGATCTCTCTGAAGTTTTTCAATTAATTGCTGAAGATGAGCGAAGACGCAGATATCTTAAAGAGGTCGGAGACTGGTTGATAGATGAGTACTTCGAGCTCCACCAGGCGTCTTAGACAATTCACAATATTTCACATCATAAATCTCATCAATCATCTCCTATCACATTATCGCCTCTATGCCGCGCGTCCCGCGCGCATAACTTCTAAAAATTTTTTTAGCAAACCAATCGTCTCATGTGTCTTCTTCTAAAATTTTCGATATTGGCTGCCATTGTGAAATGGTTTCACAGAGAATAAAAACCTCCGCGCAAAAAGACGATGCCTACTGATATCTGTTATGATAGTAGTAATCGCCTGAACACACTTTTCACAACCAGTTTTAACAAGATTTCTCGGTCATGTGGCCATTGTGTGAAATACTATTCTGACTACTATTTTGGATTTATTCTCGAAAATAAGCTTTAATAGATGTTTTAAGCAACTTACTACAACTATCGACTATTGGAAAGTTTTATATACCACTAAAACCAGGTTTACATTGTGCCAAAATGGCCAGACAACCTGTCTCAATACATATTGACAGGGCGGATGGAGGGCTTATTCGTCTGAGGGGATGGATGAACCTTTGCAGTATATCTGAGAAGTAGAAGCAGTGTCGAGTGAGCATATCTGGGGCATCGGAGCGATTTGCTCCATCACAACAATTGTGGTAGGGCTAAAAGTTCTTGATGGCAAGCTCACCACAATCCGACTGGAACGTCTACCAATAGGGATGGCATCGGGAGTAGCAATGAAGGGGATATCGATGATCTCAAAATGGTCTTTCGATGGTTGTATAATTGCTTCACAATTAGTCCGCTTCTCATATACAAATGGCACAAGGGGTAGCAAGAAGGAGTGCATAAGGATCCTGGTTGATCATCTTTCTGAATGACTGTTCACAGCTGGGAAGGGACGGCTTGTGAACGGGCGATGGGATGATCCACTGCCTGGATAGATCAAGATGCTCGTGGCTGGAAAGGGACGGCAATGAGCAGCTGTTGGCAGAGCTGGGATCGAGGTGCAGCAAGGCAAGGTATGCGAGCAAGGGAAGTTTGGCCTTGTTTAAAGGGAGACCAGGCAAATGGTCTTGCTCAGCCTATCTGTCGGATGAAGGGATGGCACGAGAAGCTGTGGATCGGATCAGGAAGGTGA
Proteins encoded in this window:
- the dapF gene encoding diaminopimelate epimerase; translation: MKLAEISEVELKDDPFLPHSLGFAKLHGNGNDFILVDEISRELVAESAKSRFAIACCRRSFGIGADGVLFLASSQRSDLGMRLFQPDGSEAEMCGNGIRCLAKYAWESGYVGQSFDVETLAGIIPIQVRERDGSFWARVDMGVPRFNRPSIPACGSGDLMDEQMGEFRVCAVNTGVPHAVIFVDDLDIDIYEAAPPIRHCSVFPEGANVDFVKLGSSLQIRTFERGVEGETFSCGTGAVASASVARRMGLVGDEVLVETKGGPLIINFEKDKAFMEGPAVTVYSAEMDEEYWWSLFREM
- a CDS encoding DHHA1 domain-containing protein, which codes for MAKGADAMDISLKLDKLKELCKDCTDSICRQKEILVVSHVDADGLTAAAIICAALDRHNIDYKPLFFRQLDENALEEVADQGADLVIFTDLGSGMIQEILERNLQAIVADHHKPKACPAQPLAHINPHLVGADGANQLSGSGSAFLLARALASSPGANDDLAALAVVGAVGDLQDMASGQLIGLNRYILDIGSRAGAVHFSRDIKLFGKQTRPVYKMLEYSQDPYLPGLSGKEDACIAFLKEVGISLGGEKWRRWIDLSQEEKASLVTAIVQKGLRNGISNIRLERLIGEVYILLKEREGTELRDASEYSTLLNATARYGHAGVGLEVCLGDRDKAFNEAHTLLGQHRQNLVAGLKLVSKRGITPLNSIQYFDAGDAILDTIIGIVAGMSFQMADRSRPILAFAQNVEGDLKVSARGTQDLVRSGLDLAHALSLSAQAVGGVGGGHNVAAGATIPLQAKQEFLEKMDRIVAEQLSCKNNIK
- a CDS encoding alkaline phosphatase family protein, with the protein product MFMTTTESEPTTESERTFSQLDIAPTVARLLGIQLPLNDGRAIDLVEGWGCRNAAIIIVDSLGYDLLMHLLPCLKNTSRLIDDGILLRAKAVSNHTTPAIASILSGLVPEHHKIFDKAGAKASSILSLPEIASAAGLRSAVIMETNGAEVYEGLIEIIHGISDRIPPEEFDREACSMTLQSLREGPRLLVSYFIGIDKSVHMGREWSGIRSAVLHIDRCIGDITEEADEKTLLIICGDHPIHAGPLKRSSEPYYVALILGRGRSKDNKEQNIDSIGLNVASE